One genomic window of Deinococcus deserti VCD115 includes the following:
- a CDS encoding phosphoribosyltransferase yields the protein MTCWFRDRADAGTQLAHLLHARGNWPAGTLVLGLPRGGVPVAAPVALLLRAQLDVLPVRKLGVPGWPEVAMGAIGSGDVRVLHEDLIARLNISETAIREVETRERTELARREAAYREGRSAPDLAGRTVILVDDGLATGATMRAAVGVVRAATPERIVVAVPVASPEASADLSRVADEVLCLCTPPGFRAVGQYYQNFTQTSDDEVRTALRAASQRSNHDTTTQGGP from the coding sequence ATGACCTGCTGGTTCAGAGACCGGGCGGACGCGGGGACTCAGCTTGCGCACCTGCTCCACGCCCGGGGCAACTGGCCGGCCGGCACCCTGGTGCTGGGCCTGCCCCGCGGAGGTGTGCCGGTTGCTGCGCCGGTCGCACTCCTGCTCCGGGCGCAGCTGGACGTCCTGCCTGTGCGCAAACTGGGGGTTCCTGGCTGGCCGGAGGTTGCCATGGGGGCTATCGGGTCGGGGGACGTGAGGGTGCTGCACGAGGACCTGATTGCCCGCCTGAACATCAGTGAGACGGCCATTCGTGAGGTCGAGACCCGTGAGCGCACCGAGCTTGCCCGCCGGGAGGCCGCCTACCGGGAAGGACGCAGCGCGCCGGACCTCGCCGGCAGAACTGTCATCCTGGTCGATGACGGGCTGGCAACCGGCGCCACCATGCGGGCGGCGGTGGGCGTGGTCCGCGCGGCGACTCCAGAGCGTATCGTCGTGGCTGTACCGGTCGCCTCACCCGAAGCCTCCGCAGATCTGAGCAGGGTCGCCGACGAGGTGCTGTGCCTGTGCACGCCGCCTGGGTTCCGGGCCGTCGGTCAGTATTACCAGAATTTCACGCAGACCAGCGACGACGAGGTGCGTACAGCCCTGCGCGCAGCCAGTCAAAGGAGCAACCATGACACAACCACACAAGGCGGCCCTTGA